One segment of Papaver somniferum cultivar HN1 unplaced genomic scaffold, ASM357369v1 unplaced-scaffold_81, whole genome shotgun sequence DNA contains the following:
- the LOC113345220 gene encoding probable pectinesterase/pectinesterase inhibitor 40 codes for MYTLSNILKIFLSILLLFSLTATKPIFAKKIHNVVSKSSALSPLQVHDEDLQVAQFNCQGTLHTQLCVSTLNSLFSGNLKRKSTTEIVSGLVSHIVDMVEISSSECRGIKREGGFGRREKMALDQCLELAEDTILDLNHVLVILKSEVMSIERYKHLNTLLSFAMTNQGTCLEEFVLSDGISRRKIEEKLHQISNLVSISLDMLEKIPKEKKKKKKVKDDHRAFQEMGFPSWITNKDKRLVQSSEMVYDLVVAQDGSGNYTTIAQAVEAAPESSNKRFIIYIKEGVYRENVQVARKKTMLMFVGDGIGKTIVISNRSVKDLWTLAGSSTVVSDGCRSVGTGGDDLQALVLLKQQRMQLECGSGKDIAGMESVMVFEVVMILQYKMELMVVQ; via the exons ATGTATACCCTTAGCAACATTCTGAAGATTTTCTTATCAATCTTACTGCTCTTCTCATTGACAGCAACTAAACccatttttgcaaaaaaaatccACAATGTCGTCTCAAAATCATCTGCTCTATCACCATTACAAGTTCATGATGAAGATCTTCAGGTTGCACAATTCAACTGTCAAGGAACTCTCCATACACAGCTCTGCGTTTCGACTCTAAATTCTCTTTTTTCTGGAAACCTTAAAAGAAAATCTACAACTGAAATTGTGTCAGGACTTGTTAGCCATATCGTGGACATGGTGGAGATTTCGTCATCCGAATGTAGAGGTATAAAGAGAGAAGGAGGATTTGGTAGAAGAGAAAAGATGGCATTAGATCAATGTCTTGAACTAGCTGAAGACACCATCCTTGATCTTAACCACGTGTTAGTAATTCTGAAATCTGAAGTCATGTCTATAGAGAGGTACAAACATTTGAACACATTACTAAGTTTTGCTATGACCAATCAAGGGACTTGTCTTGAAGAGTTTGTCCTAAGCGATGGAATAAGtagaagaaaaattgaagaaaagctTCACCAAATATCAAATCTAGTATCCATATCTTTAGATATGTTGGAGAAGATtccaaaagagaagaagaagaagaagaaagtgaaggATGATCATAGAGCTTTTCAAGAAATGGGCTTTCCATCATGGATTACAAACAAAGATAAAAGATTGGTTCAATCTAGTGAAATGGTTTACGATCTTGTGGTAGCACAAGACGGAAGTGGCAATTATACCACGATTGCTCAAGCAGTAGAAGCTGCCCCCGAATCGTCGAACAAAAGATTCATCATTTACATTAAAGAGGGTGTATACCGTGAAAACGTACAAGTCGCAAGGAAGAAAACTATGCTAATGTTTGTGGGCGACGGTATTGGCAAAACCATAGTCATATCAAATAGAAGCGTCAAAGATCTTTGGACCCTTGCGGGATCATCAACCGTTG TTTCAGATGGATGCAGGAGCGTAGGAACTGGTGGTGATGATTTACAAGCTTTGGTGCTACTGAAGCAACAGAGGATGCAGCTAGAATGTGGTTCAG GGAAAGATATTGCAGGAATGGAGAGTGTGATGGTGTTTGAAGTTGTTATGATACTGCAATACAAGATGGAGTTGATGGTGGTGCAGTGA
- the LOC113345493 gene encoding pectinesterase-like yields MGEGFIGKDMSFENSAGWAKAQAVALKNSANFTVFFRCSFDGFQDTLYVHKGYQFYRECDVYGTVDFIFGDAAVVFQRCNLYAKRPGPTQQNAFTAQGRQHPNHHSGISILNCTVTAAPDLVPVKTQFKTFLGRPWKLYSRTVYLNSVIDDVVDPLGWLEWNATFALSTLYYGEYMNNGTGADTTNRVKWPGYRVINDSSEAMQFSVASLIDGTNWLPSTNIPFFPGLNASEG; encoded by the coding sequence ATGGGGGAAGGATTCATCGGCAAAGATATGAGTTTTGAAAATTCAGCCGGTTGGGCTAAAGCACAGGCAGTAGCTTTGAAGAATAGTGCAAATTTTACAGTTTTCTTCAGATGCAGTTTCGACGGGTTTCAGGACACGCTGTATGTCCACAAAGGATACCAATTTTACAGAGAGTGCGATGTGTATGGAACAGTTGACTTTATTTTCGGGGACGCAGCTGTAGTATTTCAGCGTTGTAATTTATACGCGAAGAGACCAGGCCCCACACAGCAAAATGCATTCACAGCCCAAGGGAGACAGCATCCAAATCACCACAGTGGTATCTCAATTCTCAATTGCACTGTTACAGCAGCTCCTGATCTGGTACCCGTGAAAACTCAATTTAAGACATTTCTTGGAAGACCGTGGAAATTGTATTCAAGAACCGTTTATTTGAATTCAGTCATTGATGATGTTGTGGATCCGCTTGGATGGTTGGAATGGAATGCTACTTTTGCTCTAAGTACGCTTTACTATGGTGAATACATGAATAATGGAACAGGAGCAGATACCACTAATAGGGTTAAGTGGCCAGGGTATCGTGTAATCAATGATTCTTCAGAAGCCATGCAATTCAGTGTAGCCTCACTGATTGATGGCACCAATTGGTTACCTTCAACCAATATTCCATTCTTTCCAGGTTTAAATGCTAGTGAAGGTTAA